A genomic stretch from Solanum stenotomum isolate F172 chromosome 8, ASM1918654v1, whole genome shotgun sequence includes:
- the LOC125873668 gene encoding zinc finger BED domain-containing protein RICESLEEPER 2-like gives MHRVNKSPERNVEIRQRWLPKSWTFLTIVHTSSATIGMKRVTSVRRATSTNDGAPFEIPKSKKLRSDLKTKKVCTSFSFDSENPPQNDGVRDGKPPLKLTGLGLGKNTEKPKYRTESNYFGFGISALAISSSHQQPAATSRQQPAAAQPATAGDQQSATSSRRQPASQQPPVPSTSSNNGQSCRPATHTAVATASHQPQSTGRAQAAATRRTAAAGDRQATTISFEMAEQNQSNVGVANQSRISMADSTDNTPTTSNDASIGTEETKKRKEMDPRSTVWQHFEIFFENGLLVKAKCLHCKQNYAANTTRNGTSGLRQHLTNRCKVYKPPPVAPGIQKLLNIQSNSSSIETWKFEQEVCRRALVEMIILDELPFSFVEKEGFKKFMSKVQPLFRIPSRRTITRDSYEVYGELRMNLKMSFREIQPRICLTTDTWTSVQRINYMCLTAHFIDRDWVLHKRILNFCPITSHKGEHLAECISNCLLDWNLDNVFTVTVDNASSNDVAVLELSKKLDMWGTNMMEGKHLHVRCMAHILNLIVQDGLKEIGPSIKRVRQMVKYVRSSSTRTRNFLKCVEMQKIECDKMLSLDVPTRWNSTYLMLDTAEKFEKAFERFDLYDGNFNYFLATDVCEDGSIAGSIQYEDWANVRNITKFLEKFYELTLKVSGSRYVTCNVHFEDICELDAYLKVCMTSDDVDLSKMASGMKEKFKKYWGTPEKMNKMLFIASVLDPRNKFMYVSFALEELLGEEKGQIVNNEVNAYLKNLFAIYVSKYAKGSKNQSSSSDSSDSSTYGLSQNVKTNSLRTKFYMKKQKEDSGSLGVKSELDRYLLEDQEPESEDFDILIWWKVNSPRFPILSQLARDVLAIPMSSVASECAFSTGGRILDPFRSSLTPKCVQCLICVQDWLRQETKPICVEESLEFLEKIELEMANSGRNSSIVDL, from the exons ATGCATCGAGTTAACAAATCGCCGGAGAGAAATGTAGAAATTAGGCAGAGATGGTTACCAAAGAGTTGGACGTTCCTAACAATAGTTCACACCTCTAGCGCCACTATCGGTATG AAACGGGTGACAAGCGTAAGAAGGGCTACAAGCACCAATGATGGTGCACCATTTGAGATCCCCAAAAGCAAAAAACTGAGGAGCGACTTGAAAACAAAGAAAGTTTGTACTTCTTTTTCCTTTGATTCTGAAAATCCACCACAAAATGATGGCGTCCGCGATGGCAAGCCTCCATTAAAGTTGACGGGTTTAGGGCTGGGCAAAAACACCGaaaaaccgaaataccgaaCCGAATCGAACTATTTCGGTTTCGGTatttcg GCTTTAGCAATTAGCAGCAGCCACCAGCAGCCAGCAGCCACCAGCAGACAGCAGCCAGCAGCCGCACAACCAGCAACAGCCGGCGACCAGCAGTCGGCGACCAGCAGCAGGCGACAACCAGCAAGTCAGCAACCGCCAGTTCCGTCGACCAGCAGCAACAACGGCCAGTCCTGTCGACCAGCAACACACACAGCAGTAGCAACCGCCAGCCACCAGCCCCAGTCGACCGGCAGGGCTCAGGCAGCCGCAACACGACGCACAGCAGCAGCCGGCGACCGGCAGGCGACAACCATCAGCTTTGag atGGCTGAACAAAATCAATCAAATGTGGGTGTGGCTAATCAAAGTCGAATAAGTATGGCTGATTCTACGGATAATACACCTACTACTAGCAATGATGCCTCAATTGGCAcagaggaaacaaaaaaaagaaaagaaatggatCCTAGGTCTACTGTTTGGCAACACttcgaaattttttttgaaaatggtttATTAGTTAAAGCAAAGTGTTTACATTGTAAACAAAACTATGCTGCTAATACAACTAGAAATGGAACAAGTGGACTGAGACAACATTTGACTAACCGATGTAAAGTGTATAAGCCCCCGCCTGTTGCACCTGGCATTCAAAAATTGTTAAATATTCAAAGTAACAGTTCTTCGATAGAGACTTGGAAATTTGAGCAAGAGGTATGTAGAAGAGCTTTAGTTGAGATGATAATTTTGGATGAGCTACCTTTTAGTTTTGTTGAAAAAGAAGGCTTTAAGAAGTTTATGAGTAAAGTTCAACCTTTGTTTCGGATTCCTTCTCGTAGAACCATAACAAGGGATTCTTATGAAGTTTATGGTGAATTGagaatgaatttgaaaatgtcTTTTAGAGAAATACAACCAAGAATTTGTCTCACAACAGACACATGGACCTCGGTGCAAAGAATCAATTATATGTGTTTGACTGCTCACTTTATTGATAGGGATTGGGTGCTTCATAAAAGAATATTGAATTTTTGTCCTATCACTAGTCATAAAGGTGAGCATTTGGCTGAGTGTATTAGTAATTGTTTACTTGATTGGAACTTGGACAATGTCTTTACTGTTACGGTTGATAATGCCTCTTCAAATGATGTGGCGGTTTTAGAGTTGTCCAAAAAATTAGATATGTGGGGAACTAATATGATGGAAGGTAAGCATCTACATGTGAGATGTATGGCTCACATACTTAATTTAATTGTGCAAGATGGTTTGAAAGAAATTGGTCCTTCTATCAAACGGGTGAGACAAATGGTGAAATATGTTAGATCATCTTCTACAAGGACAAGAAACTTCTTGAAATGTGTTGAAATGCAAAAAATAGAATGTGATAAAATGTTGTCTTTAGATGTGCCTACTAGGTGGAATTCCACCTATTTGATGTTGGACACGGCAGAAAAATTTGAAAAGGCTTTTGAGAGGTTTGATCTTTATGAtggtaattttaattattttcttgctaCTGATGTTTGTGAAGATGGAAGTATTGCAGGTTCAATTCAATATGAGGATTGGGCTAATGTGAGGAATATCACAAAGTTTCTTGAAAAATTTTATGAGCTCACATTGAAAGTTTCAGGTTCACGGTATGTTACTTGTAATGTTCATTTTGAGGATATATGTGAGCTTGATGCATACTTGAAAGTATGTATGACAAGTGATGATGTTGATTTGAGTAAAATGGCTTCGGGGAtgaaagaaaagttcaagaaatattGGGGTACTCCTGAAAAGATGAACAAAATGCTTTTTATTGCTTCTGTTTTGGATCCTCGcaataaatttatgtatgttAGTTTTGCTCTTGAAGAATTACTTGGGGAAGAAAAGGGACAGATAGTGAATAATGAAGTAAATGCTTACTTAAAGAATTTGTTTGCGATCTATGTAAGTAAGTATGCAAAAGGTTCTAAAAATCAATCATCTTCATCTGACTCCTCTGATTCATCTACTTATGgtctttctcaaaatgtgaaaacaaaTTCTTTGAGAACTAAGTTTTACATGAAGAAACAAAAGGAAGATTCTGGAAGTTTAGGTGTTAAATCTGAGTTGGATAGATATCTTCTTGAAGACCAAGAGCCTGAATCTGAGGACtttgatattttgatttggtGGAAAGTTAATTCTCCTAGATTTCCTATACTTTCACAGTTGGCTCGAGATGTATTGGCTATTCCTATGTCGAGTGTGGCATCGGAATGTGCATTTAGTACGGGTGGTCGTATTCTTGATCCCTTTAGAAGTTCATTGACTCCCAAATGTGTGCAATGCCTTATTTGTGTTCAAGATTGGCTTAGACAAGAAACTAAGCCTATTTGTGTTGAAGAAAGTTTGgagtttcttgaaaaaattgaacttg aGATGGCAAATAGTGGAAGAAACTCTTCCATTGTTGATCTATGA